The following proteins come from a genomic window of Nitrospira sp.:
- a CDS encoding caspase family protein, with protein sequence MGEPLPVSVKLEIPASIKTLRAEYTDGCGHLMQVPLGARLEEALVEGAYRTFKSVSYEGGGSKDAVPEALVRVDLVNWSFKLQQDNVYDRVPANIQLNAIARVYDLTGKVLRESEVKVVRQERLRLEATQRNCDYIIDPFIQDTSVDFAAKVSMDVRQAFGGATQGAVPAVASAPATLPQPAAGLPTSKPQPPAATASAASSLRFKAMVLDENGNLVLEGGERVRVRVDIVNVGTTAIQQAIVSLSGSQALITHFPSAVLPVPTLQAGETKSIEFVATLPPSVQPQKAELHVTVEEPATHQAAPAQTLAVVMQATGIKTDDVDQIPVSTTEFRQPNTYLISIGIGSYRDQQLLPRKFASLDAEMVSNYFQALGGVPSSNVRLLQDWKALRPDIDEALLDWLPPHMSKDAVVIVYFAGQALVNHTGDVLLVPYEGSPTATSRLYPLKDLEAALARLKAKQTILLFDGMVSRLHSDPKIKNLPPRWDSAGSSMIRIISSDSLSKGLEDDKHRHGLMTYYLLRALRGESDSNRDGSVTLAEVAAYVSQKVTWAAKTQFSSDQRPLITPPLKQTDPSSGLVLSKLAAIRGE encoded by the coding sequence ATGGGTGAGCCGTTGCCTGTCTCAGTCAAGCTGGAAATCCCTGCTTCGATCAAAACTCTGCGGGCGGAGTATACCGACGGATGCGGACATCTCATGCAGGTCCCGCTCGGAGCTCGTCTGGAAGAAGCTCTTGTGGAAGGCGCCTACCGGACGTTCAAGTCCGTCTCCTATGAAGGGGGCGGAAGCAAAGATGCGGTTCCGGAAGCTCTGGTGCGCGTGGATCTCGTGAATTGGTCATTCAAACTTCAACAGGACAATGTCTACGACCGCGTCCCGGCGAATATTCAATTGAACGCCATCGCACGGGTCTATGATCTCACCGGGAAAGTCCTGCGCGAATCCGAAGTGAAGGTCGTACGCCAAGAGCGACTGCGCCTGGAAGCCACTCAGCGCAACTGCGACTACATCATCGACCCATTTATCCAGGACACCTCTGTCGACTTTGCCGCGAAAGTCTCGATGGATGTTCGGCAAGCCTTCGGAGGAGCGACCCAGGGGGCTGTGCCGGCAGTGGCCTCCGCCCCGGCGACGCTGCCCCAGCCTGCAGCGGGACTCCCGACAAGCAAGCCTCAGCCTCCGGCTGCAACGGCGTCCGCGGCTTCTTCCCTCCGCTTTAAAGCGATGGTCCTTGATGAAAATGGAAACCTTGTCTTGGAAGGCGGTGAACGCGTCCGGGTCCGCGTTGATATTGTGAACGTCGGCACGACGGCGATTCAACAGGCCATCGTCTCCCTCTCCGGCAGTCAGGCGCTGATTACGCATTTCCCGTCAGCCGTGCTTCCCGTCCCGACGTTGCAAGCGGGAGAGACCAAGTCTATTGAGTTTGTGGCCACTCTGCCGCCTTCCGTGCAGCCACAGAAAGCCGAACTCCATGTCACGGTCGAAGAACCGGCCACGCACCAGGCAGCCCCCGCACAAACGCTGGCGGTCGTCATGCAGGCGACCGGGATTAAAACCGATGACGTGGACCAAATCCCCGTCTCCACCACGGAATTCCGCCAACCCAACACGTACCTGATCTCGATCGGAATCGGATCATATCGGGACCAGCAACTCCTCCCCCGCAAGTTCGCGTCCCTCGATGCAGAGATGGTGTCCAACTACTTTCAGGCCCTGGGGGGAGTTCCTTCATCCAATGTGCGCCTCCTACAAGACTGGAAAGCCTTACGCCCGGATATCGACGAAGCTCTCCTGGACTGGCTCCCGCCGCATATGTCCAAGGACGCTGTGGTCATTGTGTACTTCGCCGGCCAGGCTCTGGTGAACCATACAGGAGACGTGCTCCTGGTTCCCTACGAGGGGAGCCCGACCGCGACTTCGCGCCTCTATCCGCTGAAGGATCTTGAAGCGGCGCTGGCACGACTCAAGGCGAAACAGACCATTCTGCTATTTGACGGGATGGTGTCGAGACTCCATAGCGACCCCAAAATAAAGAACCTCCCTCCCCGCTGGGACTCAGCAGGTTCATCAATGATCCGCATCATCAGCAGCGATAGCCTCAGCAAGGGCCTCGAAGACGACAAACACCGCCATGGGCTGATGACGTACTATCTGCTCCGCGCGCTGCGAGGAGAGAGCGACTCAAACCGCGATGGGTCCGTCACCCTCGCAGAAGTGGCCGCGTACGTGAGCCAGAAAGTTACCTGGGCGGCGAAGACTCAATTCAGCAGTGATCAACGCCCTCTCATCACCCCCCCGCTCAAACAGACAGATCCGTCCTCTGGTCTGGTGCTGAGTAAACTCGCAGCGATTCGAGGCGAGTAA